The nucleotide window TGCTGCCGGTGGAAGAGCAACAGGGACTGCAGATCGGCCAGCGATAGGCCAGAGAGCCGTGTCCACAGTGCCTGGGTGCCCCCCAGGCCAGCCAGTAGTTTTTCGATCGGGTTTTCAATTTTTGGGTACTCCACCAGCTGGTAGTCATCGCCCAGGCCAGCTACTTTTTGGGCATAGGCCAGGGCCTCGGGCAGGCCACCCAGCTGGTCTACCAGCTTCAGCTTCAGGGCCTCGGTACCGCTGTAGATGCGGCCACGTGCTAGCTGGTCCACCTCCTGGCGGCTCTTGTAGCCCCTACCCTGCTGCACCACAGCCAGAAACTCCTCATAGGTAGTATCCACCAGCTGCTGTATGCGCTGTGCCTCCAGGGGGCTAAGGGCGCGCATGGGGTTTCCGGCATCGGCATAGGGGGTATGGGTTCCGGTTACGCGGTCGAAGGTGAAGCCCAGCTTATGGTCCAGCATCGGCCCCAGGTTGGCCCACATGCCGAATACGCCAATGCTGCCGGTAACGGTAGTAGGCTCGCAGAAGATGCGGGTGGCCCCGGCGCTGATGTAGTAGCCCCCACTGGCAGCCACATCGCCAAAGCTGGCCACCACGGGTTTTTCCTTGCGGAGCAGGGCCACCTCGCGGGCAATCACGTCGCTGGCCAGTGCGCTGCCGCCGGGGCTGTTTACGCGCAGCACCACGGCCTTCACGGCATCGTTGGCCCGCAGCTGGCGCAGTAGCTGGATCATGCCTGCACTGCCTATGTTTTCTTCGTCGTTCTCGCCACCGTCTATGGCCCCGTTTGCATACACAATGGCAATCCGGGCATCATCATTGTCCTCTGCCTCGCTTTCCGATTCACTCTCTTCCTCCTGGTCGCAGTTACAGTCTTCGTCTTTACTAGCGCGGTGGTAATCGGCCAGGCTTATCTGCC belongs to Bacteroidota bacterium and includes:
- the sppA gene encoding signal peptide peptidase SppA, with product MKAFFRNLLTSFIAVVLGGLIVLLITIGIVGGLIEEFTEENKPDVHAGSVLVLKLDRQVVERSSENPLTALMGQDEETVGLNQILWALKAARKDDRIKGVLLYPELGMYGLGHAEQIRKALLDFKKSKKFVYAYAEMYSERDYYLASVADSIYLSPTGYMEWNGLASVPMFVKGTLDKLEIQPQLFKVGEYKSAGEMFTRKDLSEPARQQLSAYIDDAWNHMLAGIAQSRKMKVDELNRLAAELAVNHAQTARAAGMVDDLAYIDQVIARLKKKGVKADKKGGVRQISLADYHRASKDEDCNCDQEEESESESEAEDNDDARIAIVYANGAIDGGENDEENIGSAGMIQLLRQLRANDAVKAVVLRVNSPGGSALASDVIAREVALLRKEKPVVASFGDVAASGGYYISAGATRIFCEPTTVTGSIGVFGMWANLGPMLDHKLGFTFDRVTGTHTPYADAGNPMRALSPLEAQRIQQLVDTTYEEFLAVVQQGRGYKSRQEVDQLARGRIYSGTEALKLKLVDQLGGLPEALAYAQKVAGLGDDYQLVEYPKIENPIEKLLAGLGGTQALWTRLSGLSLADLQSLLLFHRQHSRQPMGLYMHTGLSFRVE